The following are encoded together in the Mammaliicoccus vitulinus genome:
- the sbcC gene encoding exonuclease subunit SbcC produces MRPLSLNMQYFGPFIDEKVDFRHLSKSQLFLICGKTGSGKTMIFDAMVYALFGKTSTESREEVDLRSHFADPKLPTEVQFEFEIKGESYLVTRTVKYIKEGNKNPTNATVEVYKKVNDKWELETKSINTSNDYLKQLLHMNVKQFRQILILPQGEFKQFLVSNSTDKRSILRTLFDSDRFEELQEQLESEMKKELALIESHYQKISQYMSDMHDFEDEHLKDIKAIEGYRYQTIMLSIDLYDKVGNEKLKVSLAEKEKQEKQVSEIEKAFENEKTLNENFNTLYEKEALLKALRKDEAEINDLRKHLKYLKTVQSMTYQYNQLTDKEQALNLEIKNEEELQQSIERNKLKLNELTERLSKLNEDSVKIEQYRQFVQNTKHIKMSLNKYLEAETKLPKVIEEQQALNKETDKDKQELQTFKNKLNAISYDESEEQNKTKHQETLKLNLQDLQTKQKQYHEKLELLEKQQAYTSELVKLEKEKAHFEEKLKVKRQFDILSVEDEILKIQQHVHQGDDCPICGSMIETINGDYDFESLRKEKAQQLEVEQSLQGVIYKMTTYNERLKLTKEQLDKLMDISDVQTEIDNTTEQINQLVNEIQLYRERRQYKQSLQNQIHDIEKGLTQNELQLNDLKNQITIYENDVIYFKQETKFDEVVQFEKQVQQYEKALTVYDDELNQLNVQVDKCKEDKQGLQMKAATVKERKSMIEEQIKLTRDYLSREMEQHQITSYEQLDELLQQINDIDEHEEKINQFDKKYIEVEAVVKELGKKVKDKERPDTLKTEHLLNDAKETLSVIVKQLNQLQLKIDQNKQKSTAIKGVVDKIEHDLQEQAEMIELSRIMNGKNSQKLSLENYVLIYYLNHILDNANRHFLRMTNNRYQLVRKKEKSQGLSGLEIEVFDRFSNRTRHITSLSGGETFQASLSLAIGLSDVVQQEAGAIHLESMFIDEGFGTLDSETLETALDTLVNIQISGRLVGIISHVSELKTRIPTILKVNKNGFLSTTSFSYN; encoded by the coding sequence ATGAGACCTTTATCATTAAATATGCAATACTTTGGCCCGTTTATTGATGAGAAAGTTGATTTTAGACATTTATCTAAATCCCAGCTTTTCTTAATATGTGGTAAGACAGGATCAGGTAAAACGATGATTTTTGATGCGATGGTATATGCATTGTTCGGTAAGACATCTACAGAGTCCAGAGAAGAAGTAGATTTGAGAAGTCACTTTGCAGATCCAAAGTTACCTACAGAAGTTCAGTTTGAATTTGAAATTAAAGGTGAATCGTACCTCGTTACGAGAACGGTAAAATACATAAAAGAAGGCAATAAGAATCCTACGAATGCTACTGTTGAAGTATATAAGAAAGTAAATGACAAATGGGAACTCGAGACAAAGTCTATTAATACTAGTAATGATTACTTAAAGCAGTTATTACATATGAATGTGAAGCAGTTTAGACAAATACTTATTCTCCCACAAGGTGAGTTCAAACAATTTTTAGTATCAAATAGCACGGATAAGCGCAGTATACTTAGAACGCTATTTGATAGTGATAGGTTTGAAGAATTACAAGAACAGTTAGAATCAGAGATGAAGAAGGAATTAGCGCTAATAGAAAGTCATTATCAAAAAATATCTCAATATATGAGTGATATGCACGACTTTGAAGATGAACATCTCAAAGATATAAAGGCTATTGAAGGATATCGATATCAAACAATCATGCTTTCAATAGATTTATACGATAAAGTGGGTAATGAAAAGTTAAAAGTGTCGTTAGCAGAGAAAGAGAAGCAAGAAAAACAAGTTAGTGAAATAGAGAAAGCTTTTGAAAACGAAAAAACATTAAACGAAAACTTTAACACTTTATATGAAAAAGAAGCATTACTAAAAGCATTAAGAAAAGATGAAGCAGAAATCAATGATTTACGAAAACATTTAAAGTATTTAAAAACAGTTCAAAGCATGACATATCAATATAATCAATTAACAGATAAAGAACAGGCGTTAAATCTCGAAATAAAGAATGAAGAGGAACTACAACAAAGTATAGAACGTAATAAGTTGAAATTAAATGAATTAACAGAGCGTCTTTCAAAATTAAATGAGGATAGTGTGAAGATAGAACAGTATAGACAATTTGTGCAAAATACTAAACATATCAAAATGAGTTTAAATAAGTATCTAGAAGCGGAAACTAAACTTCCAAAAGTTATAGAAGAACAACAAGCATTGAATAAAGAGACAGATAAAGATAAACAAGAATTACAAACTTTTAAAAATAAACTTAATGCTATCAGTTACGATGAGTCTGAAGAACAAAATAAGACAAAACACCAAGAAACGTTAAAGCTCAACTTACAAGATCTTCAAACTAAACAAAAGCAGTATCATGAAAAGCTTGAATTATTAGAAAAACAGCAAGCATATACAAGTGAACTCGTTAAACTGGAAAAAGAGAAAGCTCATTTTGAAGAAAAGCTAAAAGTTAAGCGACAGTTTGACATATTAAGTGTAGAAGATGAAATTTTAAAAATTCAACAGCATGTACATCAAGGTGATGATTGTCCTATATGTGGATCAATGATTGAAACGATTAATGGAGATTATGATTTTGAAAGTTTAAGAAAAGAGAAAGCTCAACAATTAGAAGTGGAGCAAAGCCTACAAGGTGTTATTTATAAGATGACAACTTATAACGAAAGATTGAAATTAACGAAAGAACAGTTAGACAAATTAATGGATATTTCAGACGTACAAACAGAAATAGACAATACGACGGAACAAATTAATCAACTCGTAAATGAGATTCAGCTATATAGAGAGCGTAGACAATATAAGCAAAGTTTGCAAAACCAAATTCACGACATTGAAAAAGGTTTAACGCAAAATGAATTGCAACTGAATGATTTGAAAAACCAAATAACGATATATGAGAATGATGTCATCTATTTTAAGCAAGAAACAAAATTTGATGAGGTCGTACAATTTGAGAAGCAAGTACAGCAATATGAAAAAGCATTAACAGTATATGATGACGAGTTAAATCAATTAAATGTTCAAGTGGACAAGTGCAAAGAAGATAAGCAAGGCCTTCAAATGAAAGCAGCTACTGTTAAAGAGCGTAAATCGATGATAGAGGAACAAATCAAATTAACACGTGATTATTTAAGCAGAGAGATGGAACAACATCAAATTACATCTTATGAACAATTAGATGAGTTGTTACAACAAATTAATGACATTGATGAACATGAAGAAAAAATTAACCAATTTGATAAAAAATATATAGAAGTAGAAGCGGTTGTTAAAGAATTAGGTAAAAAAGTGAAGGATAAAGAAAGACCAGATACTTTGAAAACTGAGCATTTATTGAATGATGCAAAAGAAACGTTATCGGTCATTGTTAAGCAGTTGAATCAGCTTCAATTGAAAATAGATCAAAACAAGCAAAAATCAACTGCTATAAAAGGTGTAGTAGATAAGATTGAGCATGATTTACAAGAGCAAGCAGAAATGATTGAGCTATCAAGAATTATGAATGGTAAAAACAGTCAGAAATTATCTTTAGAGAATTATGTGCTTATTTATTATTTAAATCATATTTTAGATAATGCTAATAGACATTTCCTTAGAATGACGAATAATAGATATCAGCTTGTGCGCAAAAAAGAAAAGTCTCAAGGACTGAGTGGGTTAGAGATAGAAGTATTTGATCGTTTTTCTAATAGAACAAGGCATATTACTTCGTTGTCAGGTGGAGAAACGTTCCAAGCTTCTTTATCTTTAGCGATAGGCTTATCGGATGTTGTGCAGCAAGAAGCGGGTGCGATACATTTAGAATCGATGTTTATTGATGAAGGATTTGGTACATTAGACTCTGAAACTTTAGAAACAGCATTAGATACTTTAGTTAACATACAAATATCAGGTCGTTTAGTTGGCATTATTTCACACGTATCGGAATTGAAGACGAGAATACCGACTATTTTAAAAGTTAATAAAAATGGATTTTTAAGCACAACATCTTTTAGTTATAACTGA
- a CDS encoding SCO family protein produces the protein MKKGILLSLIAGIMLIVSACSNNAIEPDSQFGNKMQSFNVTDQNGDKFSQKDMKGKVYIADFIFTNCETVCPPMTYNMSTVIDELEKDGVKDYSVISFSVDPKNDTPKKLKDYVKQYNVPPNKWTLLTNYDFKFIKQYAEDNFKSIVAPPPKGSTQVTHGTSFYLIDQNGKIVKSYSGQDAGDKKFPKSEIVADVKTLVEEGPIED, from the coding sequence ATGAAAAAGGGAATATTATTGAGTTTAATTGCGGGCATTATGTTAATCGTAAGCGCGTGTAGCAATAACGCGATTGAACCAGATAGTCAATTCGGTAATAAAATGCAGTCTTTTAATGTTACTGATCAAAATGGGGATAAGTTTTCACAGAAAGACATGAAAGGTAAAGTTTATATAGCTGATTTTATCTTTACAAACTGTGAGACAGTTTGTCCACCCATGACTTATAACATGAGCACGGTAATAGACGAGTTAGAAAAAGATGGTGTGAAGGATTATAGCGTTATAAGTTTTAGCGTAGATCCTAAAAATGATACACCTAAGAAATTGAAAGACTATGTTAAGCAATACAATGTGCCTCCAAATAAATGGACATTGCTTACAAATTACGATTTCAAGTTTATTAAGCAATATGCAGAAGATAACTTTAAGTCAATAGTAGCACCGCCGCCAAAAGGTAGCACACAAGTTACGCATGGTACAAGCTTCTATTTAATTGATCAAAACGGTAAGATTGTTAAGTCGTATAGCGGTCAAGACGCGGGAGATAAAAAGTTTCCAAAATCAGAAATTGTGGCAGATGTGAAAACGTTAGTAGAAGAAGGACCAATTGAAGATTAG
- the mscL gene encoding large conductance mechanosensitive channel protein MscL, which translates to MSLLKEFKDFALQGNVLDLAIAVVIGAAFNKIVTSLVENVIMPLIGLIFGEVDFAEKWSLMGIKYGLFIQSIIDFIIVAFALFIFIKIANTVMKKGEVEEEVDEQTVLLTEIRDTLREK; encoded by the coding sequence ATGTCATTATTAAAAGAATTTAAAGACTTTGCGTTGCAAGGTAACGTTTTAGATTTAGCAATCGCCGTTGTTATTGGTGCTGCCTTTAACAAAATTGTTACATCATTAGTTGAAAACGTCATTATGCCACTTATTGGTTTAATATTCGGAGAAGTTGACTTTGCTGAAAAATGGTCACTTATGGGTATTAAGTATGGTTTATTCATACAATCTATTATCGACTTCATAATAGTTGCCTTCGCTTTATTCATCTTTATCAAAATTGCAAATACTGTAATGAAAAAAGGTGAAGTTGAAGAAGAAGTTGACGAGCAAACTGTATTACTTACAGAAATCCGCGATACTTTACGTGAAAAGTAA